The nucleotide sequence AAGAAACACCTCATGGAATCCTCGTGTCGTGCTGGCATCCTGTATCCATCCATTCCATCCTTCTCTCCCGCTCTAACCGATTCAATGCGCTCATTAATGCCTCGATTCTCTTTTATTTCGATCCAATCCAATCCAAATCCATCCAAATCATGCTCACCTTTACCCTTCTCCTTCTCTATAATAAAGCCCAACGCTATACCATATGGATCCATATATATCTCCATCAGCAATCAGGCACTCCTCCCCCTTCCTAACAAAAGCCATGGTGGCCAGCGCGGCGGAGaaggctccggcgacggcgagcggtGGCACCCGGCGGGTGCTGCTGTTCCCGCTGCCGTTCCAGGGCCACCTGAACCCGATGCTGCAGCTGGCCGACGTGCTGCACGCCCGTGGCCTCCGCGTCACCGTCTTCCACGCCGCCTTCAACGCGCCGGACCCCGCGTGCCGCCCCGCCGGGTACCGCTTCGTGCCCGTCGGCGCCGGCGTGCCGACGGCCGACCTCGTCCCCACCGGCAGCAACGCCGACTTCGCCGGGGCGCTGCTCCGCATCAACGAGCGCCTGCAGACCCCTTTCCAGAACAGCCTCCGCGAGGTGCTGGAGGATGAGGAGGGGGTGCCGGCGTGCCTGGTGCTGGACTCTAATCTCCGGGGGATGCAGGTGGTCGCCGACCGGCTGGGCGTGCCGACGCTGGTGCTGCGCACGGGTGGCGCCGCCTGCCTCGTGGCCTACATGGCCTTCCCGGCGCTCTGCGACAAGGGCCTCCTCCCGCCACAAGGTATTTACGTACTAACAGACAAACAGTTAACAGTTAGCACCGCTTTCCGCATGGCCACAGTTAACATGCACACAAGTACATGTAGCACTATTGTTATGTCGTTATGCGATGTGCTCTTGTGATTACTAGAGAATGCTCAGCTCAATTAAGAAAAAGAAGAAAGCTAACAGTTTGTTTTTTGTTAGGATGAAACAACAATGCAGCTCTACTTTACATATGAAGTTAAGAATAAAACTGAGAGTAGTATTTTTGGAAGAGTGAAAGAAAGTATAACTTTGTTTTCGTATGAAAATCCTTATATTTGAACTATATTTGCCAAATGTTCATATTAATTGAAAATAATACATCCATTTATGGGGAAAACCTAGATATACAATCATTTATAGTTTCATACAAGCATATTTGTATGAAAAAAAATAAGTGCCAAAGTTTTACAATTTCAAATGTTTCAAAATCTATGATAGTATACATGGAAAAATATAAACTTTTACAGGTTACGTAGTAGATAGACGACTATGTTTTCGCTCAAACTTCACGATTGGATCAACCTGGTGCACTGGCTTTATTTTGTACCTATTAATCACCAACTATAGCATTAGCAATCGCATAAAACTAGACTCACATTTAAGGTGCTTAGTTTCCAAATAATACACATTCATCCTCACATATATCACCCAACGGCTGATTATTTTCTTTCCAAATTTTCAGACCATTCGCACTTGAACATGGCACTGGATGATCTCCCACCACTCCAGCTGCAAGACATGGTCTTCTCAACCACAACTCCACATGAAACGATGACCACCTGCCTAGAACGCATTGTGGAATCGGCAAAGTGTTCTTCAGGTGTCATCCTCAACACCTTCAACGACCTCGAAGATGTCGAGCTCCAAAAGATCGTCGATGGTGTGTGTGTCCCAGTGTATGCGATTGGTCCTCTTTACAAGATATCTTCAGGTGCCCAGAGCAGCCTGTTGTCTCCAGATCAAACTTGTTTGGATTGGCTGGACAAGCAAGAGGCACAGTCTGTTTTGTTCGTGAGCTTTGGAAGCTTGGCATCCATGGACCAAGAAGAGCTAGTGGAGACTGCATGGGGCTTGGCCAATAGCCACATGCCATTTCTTTGGGTGATCAGGCCTGACGCGGTTCATGGTTCAGGGAAAGTAGGCCTACCCGACGGCTTTGAGGAAGAGACACAAGGTAGGGGAATGGTGGTGAGCTGGGCCCCACAACAAGATGTTCTTGGGCACCAAGCAGTTGGTGGCTTTTGGACCCATAACGGCTGGAACTCGACGTTAGAGAGCATATGTGAGGGTGTTCCGATGATATGTAGACCTCATTTTGCTGACCAACTGATAAATGCCAGGTATGTCGAGGAGGTGTGGAAGGTAGGGTTTGAGTTAGTGGGCAAGTTGGAGAGGGGGAACATTGAAAGGGGTATTAGAAAGTTGTTGCGCGAAGAAGAAGGTGGAGAGATGAGGCGAAGAGCAAATGATCTCAAGGACAAAGCAATCCACTGTATAAAGAAAGGCGGCTCTTCGCAAACTATGGTTGATTTGCTGGTGAACTGCATAATGTCATTACCTTCTTCCATTTAGATGGGATTAGTTTGATATTTTCACATTGAGTCATTCCTAAAGCTGATAATGTTGTTGCCCCGGACATGTTTTGCAAATGAGTGAACTCTTACATATATCTTAATATATTTTTGCCAACTTCTGCATAATTCCATTTAGCAGATAATACAATTTATGTTCGTAGATTTATAACACAAGTCATGGTAACAAGAAAAAACTACACATGCATGGCTCCATGCATGGTGAGCTCTCAGTCTCTGGCTATCCATGATCCACTCGCGTTTCTTTACCATGCGAGTTCTAGCATAATCTTGAGTTAGTAATCTATTTAGGTATAGAAAATAAGAAAATAGAGTTCTCATATTTGAGTCTATGGTATGCTCAAGTTTAAGTAGTACTAGGTTAGGCTTGTTCATGTCATATTTTAGTTCGTCAAGTCCTCAGAGTTGCCATAGAGTTTAGTCAAAGTCTGAATAGTGTCATGCGTGTCCTAATTCTAGTAGTACTAGGAGGTCGTGCACAAGTCAATTTGATTGGTGTGGCTATATATACACAAACGGTTGTGCCTTGTAACCAAACCGTGACATCATaagaagaaataaagaaagaaaaagtgcaTCATACAAGCTCTTGGCAAATGTTTTTCGTGCGTATGTGTTTGTGTGTTATTGATGTGATTGATCTGAGGGCAAAACCCACAATTCATTTTGGAGCTAGTGACAAGGAGCAGGATGGGGCTTTGGAAATCTCATTTTATTTGGCTCTNNNNNNNNNNNNNNNNNNNNNNNNNNNNNNNNNNNNNNNNNNNNNNNNNNNNNNNNNNNNNNNNNNNNNNNNNNNNNNNNNNNNNNNNNNNNNNNNNNNNNNNNNNNNNNNNNNNNNNNNNNNNNNNNNNNNNNNNNNNNNNNNNNNNNNNNNNNNNNNNNNNNNNNNNNNNNNNNNNNNNNNNNNNNNNNNNNNNNNNNNNNNNNNNNNNNNNNNNNNNNNNNNNNNNNNNNNNNNNNNNNNNNNNNNNNNNNNNNGAGGGGGGGATCCATGTCACTGATGAGCTAGTGAAGACGAGTTACACATGCCAACATGACTGTAAGCTCAATAACCTGTGAGAGGATGTTGCTCATTTGCTCTTTCTTTGTACCCTATCATAATTTGTTTGGTGTTGTGCCCCTAGTTTTAAATAGGGCGCTAGCATCTTAGCGGCGGACCTCTTCCAAATGCTATTGCGTTCTATAGCGGaactatagcgcgctatttaaaatgtttgtttgtttgtttggacCAAAGTTTCTTAGCGTAAGACCTTTTGTAAACACTATAGCAGGCTATTTAAAACAGTGGTTATGCCGAGCACAGCTCTCCTGGGAAGATTTCGTATGTATCTGTACGCGATCCTAAAGTTTAGGAGAACGAGGGATCCCCGGTTCCACCCCTGCTTGCCGTCCGATTTGGCATGGGGATATGTGCCAATCAAAGTTATTAGGATTACTTCTGCTAATCATGTACTTGAAATATTTGAATCCTCTAATAACCAGAGGAGAGCTGCACCTTCTCAGCCGGCATCCATGGCTGCTTTCTGCCACAACATATTGACATCAATTAAATAATGGAATGGGCTTGTGACAGGAGGCTCTTTAGCCAACACAGTCTGCAGTCCAAATGTTTCAAAAAATTGTTCTAGACGCTAGGTGCTCTCCTGTTTAACAGATTAACCCGCTGCGAAGACAACCACTTTGGCACATATCCCGGTGATGTTCGTTttaaaatggacaacatccaaagaTGAAGCAGGGCCTTCCAGGTTCTAAAAATCCAACGCTGAAGCCTGAAGCCTGAAGCAAGGCGGATGCTGCTTATTGGGATTGCATGCGTGGGCGATCTCGACAACTCATAATGATTTAGTTTTTCATAACCGTTTTTCTCTTCCCCtgattaccgaaaaagggtttccccccgctttgtatacaaagcaaccaaccaagCCGTACAAGGATatgtgctggggcggaagcagcacagtgacacccaaaagaaacgacagagaaagagcaaaagaaacaaatgccgacaatggCGGATCAACGAAAATGCAGAAGCCTCGCGATCGCTGCGCCCACCGGGATCTTCCACTAGGTtccaagactccgaagcgccggcacctatcaacacctccaagaaggatcgtgacgatgacgacgctgctgccatgggtttcccccgatacacgacgaggcgagaggaaaGGTAGCCCCCGACGCCCTTCCGGAAGGTCAGCTGGCACCCACAGGCGCCGCCGCGCCGGTGTCGACCaagccgacaggggtttcccccgatcccaacccgcacctcgggcgctccggagccagccaccaaaccaaccaccacccaGCGCCTACACGGTCAAGAGGCCCCCACACCGTCTCACCATGACACCGCGAAGTGAGGACAACACGCGAAGaatcagagccgggactagggcatcagtaccgtcggcacgcgggagggccccacctccaccgtcagtGACGCtagccgtccggacgcaatagcaggagcacaccaggcccgtaggcccacaggcccggccgagccctcgtgggcccgtaaagctcccgccctcgcgctgctgccggcacgccgtcggcgccgccgcccACATCcgagccactcctcctcctccccgagcTGCAGACAACGAGGCCACGTCGGcgccggcccgctaggacccagatagGGCCCTAAGGGagatctgggccgggggcgcgcCGCCGGCCACCAGCGCCACCAGGCCACCCCGTCGCCAAGAGGCAGCGCCACCACTGCGCCAGCCGCCGCCACCAGGACGCCGGACCACCTCCAGCCGAGCTGCAcccgccgccgagccctgccccgggAAGGGCGCTGCGCGCGGGGGAAAAGAAGGCCCGCCGCCGAGCCACTCGGCCAGATCCGGGGGcgccgtccggcggcggcgggggagggagaACGGAAGGGTGGGAGCGAGGGAGGGATGCGGAGGAGCCGCTCCAGCCGCCgcccggggaggcggcgcgaggcggagTCGGGAGAGGGAGCCTCTTCCCCTGATTAGGTACTTCATAGCGCTTTGTCGCTCATCTTGCAATGGAAGCAGCTTCTACTTGTAAAGTTAAAAGAGCCcacgatgatgatgatatttaagATCCTGCTTTGCACCATCTGGAGGGGAACGGACGAAGCTAGACCGGATGTTGGTTGAGTCTGTGTTGTGTTACTTTGCTTATCTTCTGTTGTTTGTTGGCCGTGGCCTTTCATCTTTGCTTCCCCAGAGTCCTATTTGTGCATGATATTCAGGGGACAACCTAGGTTGTTCTGTTGCTTCCTTGTAAGCTGGTTttcttttttagagaaaaggcacgAAGGTCCGACTTCAAATTAATGAAGCCATCAACCGGCTAGGATACAATGATGCTGAATTACAAAGGCAAAGACTTGACCAAAAACTGAAAAATACATGCCAAATTCACTACGACCCGGAGCAGCAACGAACAGAGCATCAAGAGAAACTGCGATCAAGCCGCCGGAAATCTTGAGCAGACAGAATAGCAGGGCCGAGGCCACCCTGCGCCGACAATTGCCGTGGACATGAAGGCCCAGACCGCTTGAAGGAAATCATCAACTCCGCCACCCACTGCCGGAGGGGAGACCACTATCTCCCCTTCGTCCAGACCGTGCTGGACGCCCACCACCGGCCGGCAGCCAACCAGCAGACAAGGCGGGGAGCCACTGAAAGATGTGGAAGACCCAAACGCCACCAACAATGCCGGCAACCAGGGGATCCGAGCATAGCTGCCGCCACCCACCACCAAGCCGCACACCCAACCTCCAACCACCCCTTGAACGGCGCCTCCAGGGAGGACTGAGATGCCAGAACGCCTCCGCCGTCCGGCCAAAAGGCCAAGACTTTCGCCCAGAGCAGGAAGGGGGAAGAGGGGACGGATCTAGAAGCTCGACCTGCCCTCAAGAGGGGAACGACACCGGAGCACCGCCGGCGTCGAGGTCGACGCGAAATCGACAAGGGGTTTCCCCCGTTCCAAGACTCCACCACCCCATCCTTGGCCAGATCTGACGGGCCAGCCACCAAATCGGGAGAGGAGGCCACTGCGAGGGGAAGGGGCCGAGAGGAAGAAGAGCCGCCCGCCGCTGCAGCAAGACCTCGCCGCCCTCACGCCACCCACGCGGCTGGAAGGGACGACCAGCACCCGCGCGCGCCATCCACCGGAGAGATCGGTGCCGCCATCTCCACCCAGGACCGCCGCCCTGGCTTCCAGAGCCCCTCACAGCGGCATGAGGCAGCagatcctcgccgccaccttcaccggAAGACGCGCAGCAGCCGGCGGGATCtcgggtggcggcggggcggggggaggaggaaggagaggtggcggcggctagggtttggggtcgctcCCGAGTCGCCCGCTAGGGGCGACCCGAGAGCCGGGGGGAGGAGTCCGTGTCCTTGTAAGCTGGTTACTCCAGCACTAAGAATCATTTTGAGCTTTCTTATAAATCTGGGCCATATGCCACATTTCTAGAAACAAAACAGTCCACTATTGGAGTTGAATCACATTTTTCTGAGAAATTCAATGGTGACCAAATGATGATTGGCTGTTGTCCAACTTAAATCGTGAATTAGTTTTATATGTAGGGGCCAAATGATGGATGATATAGAGGATTAAATGATTACCTGATGATGAATTAGCATGGTCCAACATAAATCGCGAACAGTCGGATGAGAATATATGTACGGGCTACCGATCCAGTGGTGCTTTTTATACAAAAATAGAAGAGAGGAAAGATAtagacatttttttttgaaaaggaggatgacccccggcctctgtatctggacgatgcatacggccactttattaattattctcacaagaccttacaaagtcatataaCAGTAAGACTAaggccgccgtctaagcaacaaactgtcgctacacctaatcacctatccagttgatgaaggggtgcAGATAGCCTTGGCCtcataccaaacagacatcgcagacaagcctaacatctaagacctgagaccccaacctagccacgtgtcgggtctggggcacacactggtccggcgtgctctcagaggccgccgctgccaactgccaccgctccatcttcagaaatgtactgatgcatcaaccttactCGGTCCAGTTATCGTCGActccaccacggcgcccaacgacaccacctccctgcgcgcaaacagctgaacacgtcgcggtcgccactgatacacctcaacgccatgctgccaagtatcaccagccgacacagcttgaagcccttggaggatctgtcgtgcgtagcacttGCCGATcaggcatgaccaagcgtagcacctgtcggtcaggcatgacttgacatctccaccgaagctccgtgcaagtcgaagccgctccacctcctgcctctgacttccagcgctgctccacaaaacgatgctcccaagagagaaacgaaaCCGCCATCGTCCGGTCTGGAACACCAGATTCTAGGGTTTTCCCTGGAGCAATACGAGTGGGTCGACGGTAGTCgcatgacgatgccttcatcaaggtaatgacgtggaacgccgccatcgcccgccgtcggctccgttttcaccggcaactacgtctccccgactcgcagctggtgccagatgacggatcccggGATCCGAACACctagcctcaggccgaccacctctggcggaagagatgaccaccaccgccagctgcaccggtcagaacagatctgatcggaggtgccgccgacgagaccaccaggccctccatgccgccgTCGCCGATCTGAAGGCAGCATGCCAAGCCGGCTGCCGCCGACGCCCGAAGGGCCATCCGCAGCGCCCGCAGCCCTGGCCTCCGCCGCGTCAAGCcgtcgccgtccgaggacgggccgGCGTCAAGCcgtcgccgtccgaggacgggccgGCGTCCCACCGCCTGCAGCCATCCGCCGCACCGCAGATCCCAGATCGGTCGCGCCACCGCACGCCTTGGGGTCCGCCCCACCCCGGAGACGCGCAAGAGAGGagatcccccgccaccgccgtcggcacCCGGGCTTAGCCCGGCAG is from Triticum aestivum cultivar Chinese Spring chromosome 3A, IWGSC CS RefSeq v2.1, whole genome shotgun sequence and encodes:
- the LOC123063551 gene encoding DIMBOA UDP-glucosyltransferase BX8 encodes the protein MVASAAEKAPATASGGTRRVLLFPLPFQGHLNPMLQLADVLHARGLRVTVFHAAFNAPDPACRPAGYRFVPVGAGVPTADLVPTGSNADFAGALLRINERLQTPFQNSLREVLEDEEGVPACLVLDSNLRGMQVVADRLGVPTLVLRTGGAACLVAYMAFPALCDKGLLPPQDHSHLNMALDDLPPLQLQDMVFSTTTPHETMTTCLERIVESAKCSSGVILNTFNDLEDVELQKIVDGVCVPVYAIGPLYKISSGAQSSLLSPDQTCLDWLDKQEAQSVLFVSFGSLASMDQEELVETAWGLANSHMPFLWVIRPDAVHGSGKVGLPDGFEEETQGRGMVVSWAPQQDVLGHQAVGGFWTHNGWNSTLESICEGVPMICRPHFADQLINARYVEEVWKVGFELVGKLERGNIERGIRKLLREEEGGEMRRRANDLKDKAIHCIKKGGSSQTMVDLLVNCIMSLPSSI